In a single window of the Zea mays cultivar B73 chromosome 5, Zm-B73-REFERENCE-NAM-5.0, whole genome shotgun sequence genome:
- the LOC103626033 gene encoding protease Do-like 7 produces MLAMTGPVVAEAMFVNREEIPVYPLYRDPVHDFGFFRYDPGAIKFLKYDEIQLAPEAASVGLEIWVVGNDSGENVP; encoded by the exons ATGCTCGCGATGACAGGGCCTGTGGTCGCGGAGGCCATGTTCGTGAACAGGGAAGAGATCCCTGTGTACCCGCTGTACAGAGATCCT GTACATGATTTTGGTTTTTTTCGCTATGATCCAGGTGCCATTAAGTTTCTTAAGTATGATGAGATTCAGCTGGCACCTGAAGCAGCATCAGTCGGGCTAGAAATCTGGGTTGTCGGAAATGACAGCGGGGAAAATGTTCCATGA